A stretch of Coccidioides posadasii str. Silveira chromosome 2, complete sequence DNA encodes these proteins:
- a CDS encoding uncharacterized protein (EggNog:ENOG410PKEB~COG:S~TransMembrane:7 (o62-84i93-113o133-154i174-198o218-241i288-311o354-387i)~BUSCO:4815at33183) yields the protein MALDYSKNGLCPVPFLQEDLYPAEGGFVHGRSCAIQGNISCCLPCPQVDWRYKDDFMDKTAVANWLALAVFVVNGFMLITYAVLPVKYTHRHYLSICLIVAIMLMELSFIIPLGAQPQQCYNAITPNDMKSDITCAFTSALILGGGWSVILWSFCRTLSLHLQICWDVVPGQKFFIATMAFGWGIPIAGVTVALAVTGSSYRFGSICHINHDKGLYDFWGPLMAFAAATLIIHLGTLGYCIQVYVKSMLDNNPTTDNSSTLPSYTGSVRTLSARQTYRRVRRVLQLQWRGVAVVITILANVIFFTIIFLSLDNSARRTPENSIKHIPWLECLVIAGGDRNRCVAEASTLGPSEAAMLAVLILLSLSGFWTIVFLGHVSMITGWFNWIKEKLRPNKEFVSMDARVTGTQSRAYEMLSADRQQSLKSPEPLLSRARDSDNSIYTMGEPTYTLDATADNLAREAKYNSPPLSFSTPRPPSASRGFSPRDWDPRSTFAPSQGGGAHWYENKNSP from the exons ATGGCGTTGGATTATAGTAAAAATGGGCTTTGCCCAGTTCCTTTTTTGCAAGAAGATCTTTACCCAGCGGAAGGGGGAT TTGTTCATGGTCGGTCCTGCGCAATCCAAGGAAATATATCCTGCTGCTTGCCATGTCCGCAGGTGGATTGGAGATACAAAGATG ATTTCATGGACAAAACAGCAGTTGCCAACTGGCTTGCACTGGCTGTTTTTGTGGTGAACGGCTTTATGTTGATCACTTATGCTGTCTTACCTGTTAAATATACACATCGCCATTATTTGAGCATCTGTCTGATTGTTGCAATTATGCTAATGGAG CTCTCCTTTATAATTCCACTCGGCGCCCAACCGCAACAGTGCTACAATGCGATTACCCCCAACGATATGAAATCAGACATAACGTGTGCCTTTACCAGTGCCCTGATTTTGGGCGGCGGCTGGTCGGTGATCTTATGGA GTTTTTGCCGTACCCTATCCCTCCATCTACAGATTTGCTGGGATGTTGTACCTGGCCAGAAATTTTTCATTGCAACAATGGCGTTTGGATGGGGTATCCCGATCGCAGGTGTTACAGTCGCATTAGCGGTTACCGGAAGCTCTTATCGCTTTGGAAGCATATGTCACATCAACCACGACAAAGGGCTTTATGATTTCTGGGGCCCGTTAATGGCCTTCGCTGCCGCTACTCTGATAATCCATCTGGGTACTCTAGGCTACTGCATACAAGTTTACGTCAAGTCCATGCTGGACAACAATCCCACGACAGATAATAGTTCCACTTTGCCCTCCTATACGGGGAGTGTACGAACTCTTTCAGCCCGTCAAACCTACCGCCGCGTCAGAAGAGTCTTGCAACTCCAATGGAGAGGCGTTGCTGTGGTGATTACTATCCTGGCAAACGTCATTTTCTTCACTATTATTTTTCTATCTCTTGATAACTCTGCCAGAAGAACACCAGAAAATTCGATCAAACATATACCCTGGCTCGAATGTCTCGTCATAGCCGGTGGGGACAGAAATCGATGCGTTGCAGAGGCATCCACCCTCGGACCCAGTGAAGCTGCTATGTTGGCAGTTTTGATCCTGCTTTCTCTAAGCGGATTTTGGACTATCGTTTTCCTGGGGCACGTTAGTATGATTACAGGTTGGTTCAATTGGATAAAAGAGAAGTTACGTCCAAACAAGGAATTCGTCTCCATGGATGCTCGCGTGACGGGCACCCAGAGTCGTGCATATGAGATGCTCAGCGCAGATCGCCAACAGTCCTTAAAATCGCCAGAACCACTGCTCTCTCGGGCCCGAGACTCCGATAATTCTATCTACACAATGGGTGAACCTACCTACACGCTTGACGCAACTGCTGATAATCTCGCCCGAGAGGCCAAGTATAACAGCCCGCCACTCAGCTTTTCCACGCCTCGACCACCAAGCGCATCCCGTGGCTTTTCTCCCCGGGATTGGGACCCTCGGTCGACATTTGCTCCAAGCCAAGGTGGCGGGGCGCACTGGTacgaaaacaaaaattcaCCTTGA
- a CDS encoding uncharacterized protein (EggNog:ENOG410PJ8F~COG:A): MNGEAYSSRDTGRSRDYYGSRSERDDRRDRGDRGDRRDRDRRRSRSPHHSSRSSRRDHELDSYSSSRDYRAREREDRYSRRDDRDWDRDRGDRRRDRREDDERPSRRERELFDDRPRRDRGGRDRRRSQSPAQRKKEPTPDLTDVVPILERKRRLTQWDIKPPGYENVTAEQAKLSGMFPLPGAPRQQAVDPSRLQAFMNQPGGNASNTLLKPSNSRQAKRLFVYNLSPSLSEDSIAQFFNLQLNGLNVVSGVDPCVSAQLSTDGTFALLEFKTAADATVALAFDGVSMEPDDANGHTNGSSQGLSIRRPKDYIVPSETDDSNRQEGVVSNEVPDSPNKICVTNIPPFIQEEQVTMLLVSFGELKSFILVKDSGTDESRGIAFCEYVDPSSTNIAVEGLNGMELGDKRLKVTRASIGATQAAGLDMGVNAMSMFAKTTSQDLETGRVLQLLNMVTAEELMDNDDYEEICDDVRDECSKYGQVLEMKVPRPTGGSRQSAGVGKIYVKFDNYESAYKAMKALAGRKFQDRTVVTTFFSEENFDVGAW, translated from the exons ATGAACGGCGAGGCCTACAGCTCGAGAG ATACCGGACGGTCGAGAGACTACTAC GGCTCTCGTTCCGAGCGAGATGATCGAAGGGATCGCGGCGACCGTGGAGATAGACGCGATAGAGACCGGAGACGATCTAGGTCTCCGCACCACAGTTCCCGTTCCTCGCGTCGCGATCATGAGTTAGATTCGTATTCCAGCAGTCGCGATTATCGCGCACGGGAGCGAGAGGATCGATATAGCCGACGTGATGACCGAGACTGGGATCGAGATAGGGGCGATAGAAGACGTGATAGACGCGAAGACGATGAGAGACCTTCGCGACGGGAACGCGAGCTTTTTGATGACCGGCCTCGTAGGGACCGTGGAGGCAGAGACAGGCGAAGAAGCCAGAGCCCTGCACAACGAAAGAAGGAACCTACTCCGGATCTGACGGACGTTGTGCCGATTCTGGAACGGAAACGGCGGCTGACTCAATGGGATATAAAACCTCCAGGTTACGAAAATGTTACCGCCGAGCAGGCGAAACTCTCAG GCATGTTCCCCCTTCCAGGCGCACCACGTCAGCAGGCAGTCGATCCCAGTCGTTTGCAAGCGTTTATGAATCAGCCAGGGGGAAATGCAAGCAATACGCTCCTCAAGCCCTCAAATTCTCGACAGGCCAAACGGCTCTTTGTTTACAATTTAtctccatctctttctgAAGATTCTATTGCACAATTTTTTAACCTACAGTTGAATGGTCTAAACGTTGTCAGCGGTGTTGATCCATGTGTGTCGGCACAGCTGTCAACTGATGGGACATTCGCCCTGCTGGAGTTCAAAACCGCGGCCGATGCCACCGTTGCATTGGCTTTCGACGGTGTCTCAATGGAACCCGATGATGCCAACGGCCACACAAACGGATCGAGCCAAGGTCTTTCTATTCGGAGGCCGAAAGATTATATCGTACCATCCGAAACGGACGATTCGAACCGTCAAGAGGGCGTCGTTTCAAATGAAGTCCCCGACTCTCCCAATAAGATATGCGTTACGAACATTCCTCCATTcattcaagaagaacagGTAACAATGCTTCTGGTATCATTCGGCGAGCTGAAGTCCTTTATACTGGTCAAGGACAGCGGAACCGATGAATCTAGG GGCATTGCTTTCTGCGAATACGTCGACCCCTCATCCACCAACATTGCAGTCGAGGGTTTGAATGGCATGGAACTCGGTGATAAACGGCTGAAGGTAACCCGAGCTAGCATTGGGGCTACCCAGGCTGCTGGTCTTGATATGGGTGTAAATGCTATGTCAATGTTTGCCAAAACGACATCTCAAGATCTTGAAACTGGTCGAGTTTTGCAGTTGCTCAATATGGTTACGGCTGAGGAACTGATGGACAACGATGACTACGAAG AAATCTGCGACGACGTTCGCGACGAGTGTTCAAAATATGGACAAGTCCTTGAGATGAAGGTTCCACGGCCTACTGGTGGCAGTCGGCAGTCAGCCGGTGTTGGAAAAATCTACGTAAAATTCGACAATTACGAGTCTGCCTATAAAGCAATGAAGGCGTTGGCGGGACGTAAGTTCCAGGACCGGACAGTCGTGACTACATTTTTTTCAGAG GAAAATTTCGATGTCGGTGCTTGGTGA